One stretch of Halapricum desulfuricans DNA includes these proteins:
- a CDS encoding DUF7519 family protein — protein MIDQRPTRFSTVVAVAVPVAATAALVRAVGLERQTAYAAIGAVALAIVLGLLATERLRPVGAALVGPVFPAVALAVLAGGGTALVGQLRNALPIGSAFVVVGAALTAFGGALAVRDSLSRDVLARSVANGLRATVVVGLAVAVALSIRFAPVRSEAATVLGGLVTWVFEPAAVLPIASFLTLSAAVLYLTRTTARALPLAALLGDRLADARETLKQADRTVKLAIMALVATALGTLLLEATASDPYAWVPGVIAGVLAAPAGSTALRRLFVAVLVVDGLFLTSVTSLKRAYRGSGRAALLAVVPYFGGGVVVAAAVRYREPFVSTLVERVPDRLPAQLADPFDALVAQIVSTYGEAALALMIVTALSGLTLVFLLALFVSSALGLLADRAGGAALAASGTVITTAFAATIGVDLRLALAGAVAAFVAWDVGSFGVGLGRELGARASTGRIELVHAGATILFGVGAAAIAVAADRSIESAGVSETLAVPALIAATVGLLLLVVASR, from the coding sequence GTGATCGACCAGCGCCCGACGCGGTTCAGTACCGTCGTCGCCGTAGCCGTCCCGGTCGCCGCGACCGCCGCGCTCGTCCGCGCTGTCGGGCTGGAGCGGCAGACCGCCTACGCGGCGATCGGTGCCGTCGCGCTCGCGATCGTGCTGGGGCTGCTCGCCACCGAGCGTCTCCGGCCGGTCGGTGCCGCGCTCGTCGGACCCGTCTTCCCCGCAGTCGCGCTCGCCGTACTGGCCGGTGGAGGGACTGCCCTCGTCGGCCAGCTGCGCAACGCGCTCCCGATCGGGTCCGCGTTCGTCGTCGTCGGTGCGGCCCTGACGGCGTTCGGTGGTGCGCTGGCGGTCCGTGACTCGCTCTCGCGCGACGTGCTCGCTCGGAGCGTCGCGAACGGGCTGCGCGCGACAGTCGTCGTGGGCCTCGCAGTGGCGGTCGCGCTTTCGATCCGGTTTGCTCCCGTACGCTCCGAGGCCGCGACCGTCCTCGGGGGACTGGTGACGTGGGTGTTCGAACCGGCGGCCGTGCTCCCGATCGCGTCGTTTCTGACGCTGTCGGCCGCCGTCCTGTATCTGACGCGGACCACCGCTCGCGCGCTCCCGCTCGCGGCGCTGCTCGGCGACCGTCTCGCTGACGCCCGGGAGACGCTGAAACAGGCCGATCGGACGGTCAAACTGGCGATAATGGCGCTCGTGGCGACGGCGCTGGGGACGCTGCTGCTAGAGGCGACCGCTTCGGATCCCTACGCCTGGGTTCCGGGCGTGATCGCGGGCGTGCTCGCCGCGCCAGCGGGTTCGACGGCGCTTCGCCGGCTGTTCGTCGCCGTGCTGGTCGTCGACGGGCTGTTTCTCACAAGCGTGACGTCTCTCAAGCGGGCGTATCGGGGCTCCGGTCGAGCGGCGCTGCTTGCCGTCGTGCCGTACTTCGGCGGCGGCGTGGTCGTCGCGGCGGCGGTTCGGTACCGAGAGCCGTTCGTTTCGACGCTGGTAGAGCGAGTCCCAGACCGGCTGCCCGCCCAACTGGCCGACCCGTTCGACGCACTGGTGGCGCAGATCGTCTCCACTTACGGCGAGGCTGCGCTCGCGTTGATGATCGTGACTGCGCTGTCCGGGCTGACACTCGTCTTTTTGCTCGCGCTGTTCGTGAGCAGCGCGCTCGGGCTGCTCGCCGATCGGGCCGGCGGCGCGGCGCTGGCGGCCAGCGGAACCGTCATCACGACGGCGTTCGCCGCGACGATCGGCGTCGATCTCCGGCTCGCGCTGGCCGGAGCCGTCGCGGCGTTCGTCGCCTGGGACGTCGGTTCGTTCGGCGTCGGGCTCGGCAGGGAACTCGGTGCGCGGGCGAGCACCGGCCGGATCGAACTTGTCCACGCCGGTGCGACGATATTGTTCGGCGTCGGAGCCGCCGCCATCGCGGTCGCGGCCGACCGGTCGATCGAGTCAGCCGGCGTCAGCGAGACGCTGGCTGTGCCGGCGCTCATCGCCGCGACCGTCGGCCTGCTGTTGCTCGTGGTCGCGAGCCGCTAG
- a CDS encoding AAA family ATPase translates to MDAQDASRACRSVLERVGEAVIADEQFLETVLIGVLARGHVLLEDVPGTGKTLTARSFADALGLSFQRVQFTPDLLPADITGSNIYDKSTGQFEFSPGPVFANVVLADEINRAPPKTQAALLEAMGERQVTVDGETHELPEPFFVIATQNPIEQEGTFALPEAQRDRFAVKAQLGYPDRAGERELIDRRADRDAKMPSVRSVLEGQSVTELQDVPETVRVDEKVRDYVVDLGRATREDERVDVGVSPRGVQRLFETARASAVVAGREYVVPDDVKRVAGPTLRHRLVLTSEAGVRGVRPADVLGDVLDRVPVPAVADD, encoded by the coding sequence ATGGACGCTCAGGACGCTTCACGTGCCTGCCGGAGCGTACTCGAACGGGTGGGCGAAGCCGTCATCGCCGACGAGCAGTTCCTCGAGACAGTGTTGATCGGCGTGCTCGCTCGCGGCCACGTGCTGCTCGAGGACGTCCCCGGCACGGGCAAGACACTGACCGCCCGGAGTTTCGCGGACGCGCTCGGGTTATCCTTCCAGCGGGTCCAGTTCACGCCGGATCTCCTGCCGGCGGACATCACCGGGTCGAACATCTACGACAAGTCGACCGGGCAGTTCGAGTTCTCGCCCGGTCCTGTCTTCGCGAACGTCGTGCTGGCCGACGAGATCAACCGGGCGCCGCCGAAGACCCAGGCGGCACTGCTGGAAGCGATGGGCGAGCGACAGGTCACCGTCGACGGCGAGACCCACGAGCTGCCGGAGCCGTTTTTCGTCATCGCGACCCAGAACCCCATCGAACAGGAGGGGACCTTCGCGCTTCCGGAGGCCCAACGCGACCGGTTCGCCGTCAAGGCCCAGCTCGGGTATCCCGACCGCGCCGGCGAGCGCGAACTGATCGACCGGCGGGCCGACCGGGACGCCAAGATGCCCAGCGTCCGGTCCGTTCTCGAGGGGCAGTCGGTCACCGAGCTGCAGGACGTCCCCGAGACGGTCCGGGTCGACGAGAAGGTCCGCGACTACGTCGTCGATCTGGGGCGGGCGACCCGCGAGGACGAGCGCGTCGACGTCGGCGTCTCGCCGCGAGGCGTCCAGCGGCTGTTCGAGACGGCCCGCGCCAGCGCTGTCGTGGCCGGCCGCGAGTACGTCGTCCCGGACGACGTCAAGCGCGTCGCCGGGCCGACGCTCCGTCACAGGCTGGTGCTCACCTCCGAGGCCGGCGTTCGAGGCGTCCGGCCGGCGGACGTGCTCGGAGACGTCCTCGATCGTGTCCCGGTCCCCGCAGTCGCCGACGACTAG
- a CDS encoding PAS domain S-box protein, whose product MSEVNRSYEGLNAIPTLSLTTVLESIPDAVIVVDTITDEIIAVNDAAGELFECRPQTLVGHTRHTLHPAENRNAYDTAFSRARESKQVERLPDGSPLYIETQTGECVPVEINAQRIQKQNRTFVLGVFRDISARLERQQQLRTTTTRLKTLLDAAPLPIAALDREGRIQLWNQAAEDTFGYSSAEIVGESYPLLTEESLTNLLNRILDGEDLNGYETVLRTKDGSRLHTELFAQPLYGDDDTVTGVIGTAVDITDRKRRRHALEVLHRVLRHNLRNKLTIIQGHTSALKNDEGPDSGLTQKAAEKIETAAADLAGLSRQVTQSQFLTDKSVTRSKPLNLEELVITMEAVLAETTTGSVAAPTADETVAIPAPANSAIGQLLSHTGEYMSQPAIDVTVDISETEVVVTIRGNEPLLADSHHDLLTRGVETELNHGLGLDIAQVYLTLLEIGGEIELVGRPIPETALQVTLPRLNQ is encoded by the coding sequence ATGTCCGAAGTGAACCGGTCGTACGAGGGGTTGAACGCAATCCCGACACTTTCGCTGACCACTGTCCTTGAAAGTATTCCGGACGCAGTAATTGTTGTAGATACAATTACTGACGAAATTATTGCGGTCAACGATGCAGCTGGGGAATTGTTTGAATGCCGGCCCCAAACGCTGGTTGGCCATACACGACACACACTCCACCCAGCGGAGAATCGCAACGCCTACGACACTGCGTTCAGTCGTGCGCGCGAGAGTAAACAGGTCGAACGCCTCCCGGACGGCAGCCCGCTCTATATTGAGACACAGACGGGAGAATGCGTCCCAGTCGAAATCAACGCTCAACGTATTCAAAAGCAAAATCGGACGTTCGTACTCGGCGTCTTCCGCGATATCAGTGCTCGCCTCGAACGCCAACAGCAACTCCGGACAACGACAACTCGACTCAAAACGCTCCTCGATGCGGCCCCGCTACCAATCGCTGCCCTTGACAGAGAGGGACGAATCCAGTTATGGAATCAGGCGGCCGAAGACACGTTCGGATACAGTTCTGCCGAAATCGTCGGTGAATCATATCCGTTACTGACTGAGGAATCACTTACTAACTTGCTCAATCGTATCCTTGACGGCGAGGATCTCAACGGGTATGAGACAGTTCTTCGTACGAAAGACGGTTCCCGACTCCATACGGAACTATTCGCCCAGCCGCTCTACGGCGATGATGACACCGTGACTGGTGTCATTGGGACTGCAGTCGATATCACCGATCGCAAGCGGCGTCGCCACGCACTTGAAGTACTGCATCGGGTGCTCCGACACAATCTACGGAACAAACTAACGATCATTCAGGGGCACACCTCAGCACTCAAGAATGATGAAGGCCCAGATTCGGGACTCACACAGAAAGCCGCCGAGAAAATCGAGACCGCAGCCGCAGATCTAGCCGGGTTAAGCCGTCAAGTCACCCAGTCTCAGTTCCTTACCGACAAGTCAGTTACACGCTCTAAACCACTCAACCTCGAAGAACTCGTAATCACAATGGAGGCCGTCCTTGCAGAGACCACAACCGGGTCAGTTGCTGCTCCGACTGCCGATGAGACAGTCGCGATACCGGCACCAGCAAACTCCGCCATCGGACAGCTCCTCTCGCACACTGGAGAGTATATGTCACAACCAGCCATCGATGTGACCGTTGACATCTCAGAGACGGAGGTGGTGGTGACGATCCGCGGAAACGAACCCTTACTAGCAGATAGCCATCACGATCTACTCACTCGCGGAGTAGAGACTGAGCTAAACCACGGCCTTGGATTGGACATAGCGCAGGTTTATTTGACGCTGCTTGAGATCGGTGGCGAGATTGAACTCGTTGGTCGGCCAATCCCCGAAACAGCTCTACAAGTGACACTCCCCCGCCTGAACCAATAG
- a CDS encoding CTP synthase, translating into MPTDSDTGYDPTLGNKFVFVTGGVMSGLGKGITAASTGRLLKNAGFDVTAVKIDPYLNVDAGTMNPFQHGEVYVLKDGGEVDLDLGNYERFLDEDMTSDHNVTTGKTYRHVIEKERAGDYLGKTVQIIPHITDDIKRRIREAAEGTDVCIVEVGGTVGDIEGMPYLEALRQFAHEQDDNDILFTHVTLVPYSKNGEQKTKPTQHSVKELRSIGLQPDILVGRCEDRLYPDVKEKIALFCDVPTEAVFSNPDVEDIYHVPLMVEEEGLDEYVMQELGLAERALPEEDRDNTWRNLVTQETTGEVDIALVGKYDLEDAYMSVNEALKHAGLEKNVDVNVRWVDSDEDDVTESANLTEADGVVVPGGFGARGTEGKIEAIRYARENDVPFLGLCLGFQMAVVEIARNVLGYGEAHSAEMEEETPDPVIDILPEQEHTEDMGGTMRLGAHQTDITPGTLAEDLYESTVCTERHRHRYEVNPEYFEDFAETSLVFSGRAGRRMEILELDDHPYFLGTQFHPEFRSRPTRASPPFVGLLEAVLGERDWREPETEVEA; encoded by the coding sequence ATGCCCACTGACTCCGACACGGGGTACGACCCCACTCTCGGGAACAAGTTCGTTTTCGTCACCGGCGGGGTGATGTCCGGACTCGGCAAGGGGATCACGGCCGCCAGCACCGGCCGACTCCTGAAAAACGCCGGGTTCGACGTCACCGCCGTCAAGATCGATCCGTACCTGAACGTCGACGCAGGCACGATGAACCCCTTCCAGCACGGCGAAGTGTACGTGCTCAAGGACGGCGGCGAGGTCGACCTCGATCTGGGGAACTACGAGCGATTTCTGGACGAGGACATGACTTCAGATCACAACGTCACGACCGGCAAGACCTACCGCCACGTCATCGAGAAGGAACGCGCCGGCGACTACCTCGGCAAGACCGTCCAGATCATTCCCCACATCACCGACGACATCAAACGCCGGATCCGCGAAGCCGCCGAGGGGACCGACGTCTGTATCGTCGAGGTCGGCGGGACCGTCGGCGACATCGAGGGGATGCCCTATCTGGAGGCGCTGCGGCAGTTCGCCCACGAACAGGACGACAACGACATCCTCTTTACTCACGTGACGCTGGTGCCCTACTCGAAAAACGGCGAGCAGAAGACCAAGCCGACCCAGCACAGCGTCAAGGAACTGCGCTCGATTGGCCTCCAGCCGGACATCCTGGTCGGGCGATGCGAGGACCGGCTCTACCCCGACGTCAAGGAGAAGATCGCGCTGTTCTGTGACGTCCCGACGGAGGCGGTCTTCTCGAACCCGGACGTCGAGGACATCTATCACGTTCCGCTGATGGTCGAAGAGGAGGGCCTCGACGAGTACGTCATGCAGGAACTCGGACTCGCGGAGCGGGCGCTGCCCGAAGAGGACCGCGACAACACCTGGCGGAACCTCGTCACCCAGGAGACCACCGGCGAGGTCGACATCGCCCTCGTGGGGAAATACGACCTCGAGGACGCCTACATGTCGGTCAACGAGGCGCTGAAACACGCCGGCCTGGAGAAGAACGTCGACGTCAACGTCCGCTGGGTCGACTCCGACGAGGACGACGTCACCGAGAGCGCGAACCTCACGGAGGCGGACGGCGTCGTCGTCCCCGGTGGGTTCGGTGCCCGCGGCACGGAGGGCAAGATCGAGGCCATCCGCTACGCTCGCGAGAACGACGTGCCCTTCCTCGGTCTCTGTCTCGGGTTCCAGATGGCCGTCGTCGAGATCGCCCGCAACGTCCTGGGGTACGGGGAGGCCCACTCCGCGGAGATGGAAGAGGAGACCCCCGACCCGGTCATCGACATCCTGCCCGAGCAGGAACACACCGAGGACATGGGCGGGACGATGCGACTCGGAGCCCACCAGACCGACATCACGCCCGGGACGCTCGCGGAAGACCTCTACGAGTCGACGGTCTGCACCGAACGGCATCGCCACCGCTACGAGGTCAACCCCGAGTACTTCGAGGACTTCGCCGAGACCTCGCTGGTCTTTTCCGGTCGCGCGGGTCGGCGGATGGAGATCCTCGAACTCGACGACCATCCCTATTTCCTGGGGACGCAGTTCCACCCCGAGTTCCGCTCGCGGCCGACGCGCGCCTCGCCGCCCTTCGTCGGGCTACTCGAGGCAGTGCTTGGCGAACGTGACTGGCGCGAACCGGAAACGGAGGTGGAGGCCTGA
- the guaA gene encoding glutamine-hydrolyzing GMP synthase, with amino-acid sequence MVDAEQFVDEKIDEIGDAIGDAEAVIALSGGVDSSTAAALAYEAVGDQLHPVYVDTGLMRKGETEQIRETFDYMDSLRIVDAKDRFLDELSGVTDPEEKRHVIGEQFIREFETVAEEVDADYLVQGTIYPDRIESEGTIKSHHNVGGLPERIDFEAIVEPMRDLYKDEVREVARELDLEEIISERMPFPGPGLAVRIIGEVTEEKLEVAREANHVVEEELAEYDPWQALAAVIGKATGVKGDNRVHGWVVAVRSVESRDGMTARAQEIDWETLQRIQSRITGSHENVARVVYDVTHKPPATIEYE; translated from the coding sequence ATGGTCGATGCCGAGCAGTTCGTCGACGAGAAGATCGACGAGATCGGCGACGCGATCGGCGACGCCGAGGCGGTCATCGCGCTGTCGGGCGGCGTCGATTCCTCGACTGCGGCCGCACTCGCCTACGAGGCCGTCGGCGACCAGCTGCACCCCGTCTACGTCGACACCGGTCTGATGCGAAAGGGCGAAACCGAACAGATCCGGGAAACGTTCGACTACATGGACAGTCTGCGGATCGTCGACGCCAAAGACCGGTTCCTCGACGAGCTGTCGGGAGTCACCGATCCCGAAGAGAAACGGCACGTCATCGGCGAGCAGTTCATCCGCGAGTTCGAGACCGTCGCCGAGGAGGTCGACGCTGACTACCTCGTCCAGGGGACGATCTACCCGGACCGAATCGAATCTGAGGGAACGATCAAGTCCCACCACAACGTCGGTGGGCTGCCCGAGCGCATCGACTTCGAGGCGATCGTCGAGCCCATGCGGGACCTCTACAAGGACGAGGTCCGCGAGGTCGCGCGCGAACTCGATCTCGAGGAGATCATCTCCGAGCGGATGCCGTTCCCCGGCCCCGGGCTCGCGGTCCGGATCATCGGCGAAGTCACCGAGGAGAAACTCGAGGTCGCCCGGGAGGCCAACCACGTCGTCGAGGAGGAACTGGCGGAGTACGACCCCTGGCAGGCGCTCGCCGCGGTCATCGGCAAGGCGACGGGCGTGAAAGGCGACAACCGCGTCCACGGCTGGGTCGTGGCCGTCCGGTCGGTCGAGAGCCGGGACGGCATGACCGCCCGTGCACAGGAGATCGACTGGGAGACGCTTCAGCGGATCCAGTCTCGCATCACTGGTTCTCACGAGAACGTCGCCCGCGTCGTCTACGACGTCACCCACAAGCCGCCCGCGACGATCGAATACGAGTAA
- a CDS encoding galactokinase, with protein MLCPSPERTGGVPSETTNGPPQSENSTDPDVSDASRADVEHGYRVRAPGAAVLFGDRTPDTGGYTLSVATDRATTLDATPSEAVTVTLGGQTRTFETADAQPAGDWADPVRGCYAVLADAGFEPGGFEGRVGGGLVESLTGDGLPDATVTASLELAVLALLGSAYELGLSRLEIARLARRVETEFLGRARPTAAPFAIALSKAGSVLFVDADADSYARVAVPDELQLLTVATGPDGSTAEASERRAGVRRALEELGVEAAPEVDLTMLPQLDGPGADRLGYLVRENARVSQAATALDDGDLDRFGELLDEAHHDLLENVGAGSSAVDQVVETAGEHGAYGVRAIGSEIVVAVRSDRAPALLDAVESIEADLEARAIDPADGVVVSER; from the coding sequence TTGCTGTGTCCGTCCCCGGAGCGGACAGGGGGCGTTCCGTCCGAGACGACGAACGGGCCGCCACAATCGGAGAACTCGACCGACCCCGACGTCAGCGACGCGTCACGGGCCGACGTCGAACACGGCTATCGAGTTCGGGCTCCCGGGGCGGCAGTCCTGTTCGGCGATCGGACGCCCGACACCGGCGGGTACACGCTGTCGGTCGCGACCGACCGGGCGACGACGCTGGACGCGACTCCGTCCGAAGCCGTGACCGTCACGCTCGGAGGCCAGACCCGGACGTTCGAAACGGCGGACGCACAGCCGGCCGGCGACTGGGCCGACCCGGTCCGTGGGTGTTACGCCGTGCTCGCGGACGCCGGGTTCGAGCCCGGCGGGTTCGAGGGGCGCGTCGGCGGCGGACTGGTCGAATCGCTAACGGGAGACGGGCTCCCCGACGCGACCGTCACAGCGAGCCTGGAACTCGCGGTGCTGGCGCTGCTCGGATCGGCATACGAGCTGGGGCTCTCGCGACTGGAGATCGCCCGACTCGCCCGGCGCGTCGAGACGGAGTTCCTCGGTCGCGCCCGCCCGACTGCCGCGCCGTTCGCGATCGCACTCTCGAAGGCGGGATCGGTGCTGTTCGTCGACGCGGACGCCGATTCCTACGCCCGAGTGGCCGTGCCCGACGAGCTACAGCTACTCACCGTCGCGACTGGACCGGACGGCAGCACGGCGGAAGCCAGCGAGCGGCGCGCCGGCGTCCGGCGGGCGCTCGAAGAGCTCGGCGTCGAGGCCGCTCCCGAGGTCGATCTGACGATGCTTCCACAGCTTGACGGTCCCGGGGCGGATCGACTGGGCTATCTCGTCCGCGAGAACGCACGCGTCAGTCAGGCGGCGACGGCGCTCGACGACGGCGATCTCGACCGGTTCGGCGAACTACTCGACGAGGCACATCACGACCTGCTCGAGAACGTCGGAGCAGGGTCGTCCGCTGTCGATCAGGTCGTCGAGACAGCCGGAGAACACGGGGCTTACGGCGTACGGGCGATCGGATCGGAGATCGTCGTGGCGGTCAGGAGCGATCGTGCGCCGGCACTGCTCGACGCCGTCGAGAGCATCGAGGCCGATCTCGAGGCGAGGGCGATCGATCCAGCCGACGGCGTCGTCGTCTCGGAGCGGTAG
- a CDS encoding FAD-dependent oxidoreductase: MAEPFVIVGGDAAGMSAASKARREAPDREIIVLERGEWVSYGACGLPYYVKGDVESLEDLVAVPPEKFIDERDIDLRTGHEGIAIDTDAGTVTVRSDEETYEQSYGDLLIATGARALEPPIDGLDLEGVFTLHSMDAGAEIKSYVENGDLDSVAVIGGGYVGIEMAEAFDAHGLDVTLFEMLPRVLATFGESVGEAVGDHLREQGVDVRLSTRVERLTGDGTIEAVETEDGTVSVDAALVGAGVVPNAELAEQAGVELGETGAIATDEYGRTNVEGVYAAGDVAEMTHTVTGEPDHVPLALTANRAGRAIGQTVTGTETPVGEIAGTAVVKAFDLAAARTGITDEAEARQAGFDPVSVTINAPSRAHYYPGGDELELTMVADRETERVLGASIVGREGVAKRIDTVATALHEGMTVEDVEYLDLAYAPPFSPTWDPVLTTAKVLNGKLE; encoded by the coding sequence ATGGCAGAACCATTCGTCATCGTCGGCGGCGACGCGGCGGGAATGAGCGCGGCGAGCAAGGCCAGGCGGGAAGCGCCCGATCGGGAGATCATCGTCCTCGAGCGCGGCGAGTGGGTTTCGTACGGGGCCTGCGGGTTGCCCTACTATGTCAAGGGCGACGTCGAGTCGCTGGAGGACCTGGTCGCGGTTCCGCCGGAGAAGTTCATCGACGAGCGGGACATCGACCTGCGGACCGGCCACGAGGGGATCGCGATCGATACTGACGCCGGGACGGTCACCGTCCGGAGCGACGAGGAGACCTACGAGCAGTCCTACGGCGACCTGCTGATCGCGACCGGCGCGCGGGCGCTGGAACCGCCGATCGACGGCCTCGATCTGGAGGGCGTGTTCACGCTGCACAGCATGGACGCCGGGGCGGAGATCAAGTCCTACGTCGAGAACGGGGACCTCGACAGCGTCGCGGTGATCGGTGGCGGCTACGTCGGCATCGAGATGGCCGAGGCCTTCGACGCCCACGGGCTGGACGTGACGCTGTTCGAGATGCTTCCGCGGGTCCTGGCGACCTTCGGCGAGAGCGTCGGCGAGGCCGTCGGCGATCACCTCCGCGAGCAGGGCGTCGATGTCCGCCTCTCGACGCGCGTCGAGCGACTCACCGGCGACGGGACGATCGAAGCCGTCGAGACCGAGGACGGTACAGTCTCGGTCGATGCCGCGCTCGTCGGCGCGGGCGTCGTCCCGAACGCGGAACTGGCCGAGCAGGCCGGCGTCGAACTGGGCGAGACGGGCGCGATCGCGACCGACGAGTACGGCCGGACGAACGTCGAGGGCGTCTACGCCGCGGGCGACGTCGCGGAGATGACACACACCGTGACCGGCGAACCCGATCACGTCCCGCTGGCGCTGACTGCCAACCGCGCCGGGCGGGCGATCGGCCAGACAGTCACCGGCACGGAGACGCCGGTGGGCGAGATCGCCGGCACGGCCGTCGTCAAGGCGTTCGATCTCGCGGCCGCGCGAACGGGGATCACCGACGAAGCGGAGGCACGACAGGCCGGATTCGATCCCGTCTCCGTGACGATCAACGCGCCCTCGCGGGCCCACTACTACCCCGGCGGCGACGAACTCGAGCTGACGATGGTCGCCGACCGCGAGACTGAGCGGGTGCTGGGTGCGAGCATCGTCGGCCGGGAAGGCGTCGCAAAGCGGATCGATACCGTCGCGACGGCGCTGCACGAGGGGATGACCGTCGAAGACGTCGAGTACCTCGATCTCGCGTACGCGCCACCGTTCAGTCCGACCTGGGATCCGGTGTTGACGACCGCGAAGGTGCTGAACGGGAAGCTAGAGTGA
- a CDS encoding glutathione S-transferase N-terminal domain-containing protein encodes MSDTERLDEPITLYRLQACPFCERVVRKLHEYDLPFRSRFVEPMHSERNVVKRVTGQRAVPAIVDENTGVTMSESDNIVDYLDQTYGEAR; translated from the coding sequence ATGAGCGACACCGAGCGCCTCGACGAGCCGATCACGCTGTATCGGTTGCAGGCCTGCCCGTTCTGTGAGCGCGTCGTCCGAAAGCTCCACGAGTACGACCTCCCGTTTCGCTCGCGCTTCGTGGAACCGATGCACTCCGAGCGAAACGTCGTCAAGCGAGTCACCGGCCAGCGCGCAGTCCCGGCCATCGTCGACGAGAACACCGGCGTGACGATGTCCGAGAGCGACAACATCGTCGACTATCTCGATCAGACGTACGGGGAGGCGAGATAA
- a CDS encoding redoxin domain-containing protein, whose translation MDLPFDVVDLGDADHPQVGEQAPEFVRPLVGSEYWEDVALSELTADGPVLLVFYPMDGSFPATYVWNELRDRAWEETYDVTIVGLSISTPYEHKTLIEDREIPYRLFSDPQNGVAESYGVVHDLDGMAGVSEPRPAVFLVDEERTIRYAWAAREWPDLPNYDAIEDALAEHR comes from the coding sequence ATGGATCTGCCGTTCGACGTCGTCGACCTCGGCGACGCGGACCATCCACAGGTCGGCGAGCAGGCCCCGGAGTTCGTCCGCCCGCTTGTCGGTTCGGAGTACTGGGAAGACGTCGCGCTGTCGGAGTTGACGGCCGACGGTCCGGTCCTGCTCGTGTTCTATCCGATGGACGGGAGCTTCCCGGCGACGTACGTCTGGAACGAACTCCGGGATCGAGCGTGGGAGGAGACGTACGACGTGACGATCGTCGGGCTGTCGATCTCGACGCCGTACGAGCACAAAACGCTCATCGAGGACCGCGAGATTCCATATCGGCTGTTCAGCGACCCGCAGAACGGCGTCGCCGAATCATACGGGGTGGTCCACGACCTCGACGGGATGGCCGGCGTCAGCGAGCCGCGACCCGCCGTGTTTCTCGTCGACGAGGAGCGGACGATCCGGTACGCGTGGGCGGCCCGCGAGTGGCCGGACCTGCCGAACTACGACGCGATCGAAGACGCGCTGGCCGAGCACCGATAG
- a CDS encoding DUF7559 family protein, translated as MPATLEVACENDDCELDMFELHYTYDMPDDVGVSDFQCPYCGRTDSLRAIEL; from the coding sequence ATGCCCGCAACGCTCGAGGTCGCCTGCGAGAACGACGACTGTGAACTGGACATGTTCGAACTCCACTACACTTACGATATGCCCGATGACGTGGGCGTCTCGGATTTCCAGTGTCCGTACTGCGGTCGAACCGACTCGCTTCGGGCGATCGAACTCTGA
- a CDS encoding glycosyltransferase family 2 protein, giving the protein MQDVTVVVPAYNEAGRIGAVVGELIGDHEVLVVDDGSTDGTAGEARDAGATVVEQPTNRGYIAALKRGFREAETDVVVTYDADGEHRPEDVRRVAEPIETHDLDLVLGARSHVPRPSERLLNRLTRLKVPVSDSGTGLRALRRELAVNLELDTVCTCGTLVLEATAKGARIGEVPIETREIDKPRSIAWGHARQLLYVLRYLRRV; this is encoded by the coding sequence ATGCAAGACGTGACAGTCGTCGTGCCCGCCTACAACGAGGCGGGACGGATCGGGGCAGTCGTCGGCGAACTGATCGGGGACCACGAGGTGCTGGTCGTCGACGACGGCTCGACCGACGGGACGGCAGGCGAGGCCCGCGACGCGGGCGCGACGGTCGTCGAACAGCCGACCAACCGGGGATACATCGCGGCGCTGAAACGCGGCTTCCGGGAGGCCGAGACCGACGTCGTGGTGACCTACGACGCCGACGGCGAGCACCGACCGGAAGACGTGCGACGGGTCGCCGAACCGATCGAAACGCACGATCTGGACCTCGTGCTGGGCGCGCGCTCGCACGTCCCGCGTCCGTCCGAGCGGTTGCTCAACCGGCTCACGCGACTGAAAGTGCCCGTCAGCGATTCGGGGACGGGACTGCGGGCGCTCCGGCGCGAACTGGCGGTCAATCTCGAGCTCGATACGGTCTGTACCTGCGGGACACTCGTGCTCGAAGCGACCGCGAAGGGCGCGCGGATCGGTGAGGTCCCCATCGAAACCCGCGAGATCGACAAGCCGCGGTCGATCGCGTGGGGCCACGCGAGACAGCTCCTGTATGTGCTGCGCTATCTTCGGAGGGTGTAG